From the genome of Streptomyces sp. NBC_00523:
GCGGAACGAGGCCGACCTCGACGACGTCCCGGCCGAGGTGCTGGAGACCCTGGAGGTCCACCCGGTCACCGACGTCCGCCAGGTCCTGGAGATCGCCCTGGCCCCGGCCACGGCGGAGCACAGGATTCCGGCGGCCCAGGCGGCGTAACGGGAGCCATGGACGCGGAACGGCCCGGGCGCGCGGGCCGTTCCGCGTACCGCCGTGCCTACGGGCGGTAGATCGTGCCCGGGACGGGCTCGGCGGGGGCCATCAGCTGGGGGACCGTCACGAAGGTGTAGCCCTGCTTCTTCAGGGTGTCGATGATCCCGGGCACGGCGGGCACGGTGCCCTTGTAGATGTCGTGCAGCAGGATGATGCCGTCCTTGCTCGCCTGGTCGACTATCCGCTTCTTGATCAGCGCGGAATCGGTGGTCGAGTAGTCCTTGGCGGTGGCGCTCCACAGGATCTGGGAGAGCCCGAGGTCCTTGCAGATGCCGGAGATCGTGTCGTCGGTGCGGCCCTGCGGCGGGCGCATCAGCCGGGGCTTCTTGCCGGTGATGTCCGCGATGGCGTTCTGCGTCTTCTCCAGCTCGGCGCGTATCTCGGCCGGCTTCCGGTCGGTCAGGATCTTGTGCGACCAGGTGTGGTTGGCGATCTCGTGGCCCTCGGCCGCGAGCCGCCGCACGGTCTCCGGGTGCTTCTTGACGTGGTTCTTGCCGAGCAGGAAGAACGTCGCGTGGACCTTCTTCTCCTTGAGGATGTCCAGCAGATGCGGCGTGTCCTCGGCCGGGCCCGCGTCGAAGGTCAGGGCGATGCACTTGGCCTTGCGGCAGTCCACCGGGCCCATCGGCGCCTTGGCGTCCGAAGCGGCGTCGTCGCGGGCCGAGCCGGGCGCGGTGGTCTCCATCGAGCAGCCGCTCAATGTGAGCGTGAGCGCTGTCACAAGAGCGACGGCCAACCCCGTACCGATGGACTTCCTCTTACTGGGCACGGCGTGCCACTCCCTCTGGTGAACGAACGCACTGGTGTGCGACCTGGAACGGCGACTATACCTGCGGGGTATACACCGGGTTCATAGTGGGGTGGCCGGAACGCGGTGAAGCCCGGCGACGGGGTGCGTCACCGGGCTTCGCGCCGCGCGGGGAGGGGGCGCCGCTATCCGTTGGCGAGTGCCTGTACGCGGTCGAGGGCGCCGTTGAAGTGGTTGTGGTCGCCCACTGTCGGACCGGAGGACGTGTACTGCCAGATCGTGTAGAAGCCCCAGCCGGCCGGGAGCTCGCCGACCGTGGTGTTGTAGCGGGCCACCCACAGCGGGTTGGTGGTCGCGAAGCCGCCGTTGTTGCCGGTGCAGTCCTTCCACCAGCTGGTCGCGGTGTATATCACCGCGTCGCGCCCGGTGCGCGCCTTGTAGGTGTTCACGAAGTCGCGGATCCACGACACCATCTGGGCCGCGGTCTTGCCGTAGCACTGCGCGCCGTACGGGTTCCACTCGATGTCGAGCACGCCCGGCAGGGTCTTGCCGTCCTTGGACCAGCCGCCCCCGTGGTCCACGAAGTAGTTGGCCTGGACGGCGCCGCTCGTGGTGTCGGGCGTGGCGAAGTGGTACGCGCCGCGGATCATCCCGACGTTGTACGAGCCGTTGTACTGCTGCGCGAAGTAGGGGTTCGTGTAGTACGTCCCCTCGGTGGCCTTGGTGTAGGCCCACTTCACGCCGCTGTTCCAGAGCGTCGACCAGGCGACGTTGCCCTGGTAGCTGGCCACGTCGACGCCCTCGGTCTGGGCGGCGCGGCCCTCGACGGGCAGGCCGCCCTTGCCGTCGTGGGCGATGACGCCCATGCCCATGGTGGCGGTGCCGCGCGCGGGTGCGGTGGGGTCGCCGCCCGCCGCGTTCGAGGCGCCGGGGAGCGCGATGAGGAGGGAGAGGGCTGCGAGCAGCGTGCCGGCCGCGGCGAAGCGCGAGCGGCGGGACTTCGTGGAGCCGGATCTGTGCACGGGCATTGCGTGCCTCCGAGACCTCGGTGGGGGGATCTGCCGACCCGGGAGGCGCCGCACGGCGACCCCGGCGGCATGCCATGGTGTGGACATGCCATGCATGACGCTACGCACGTAGACCCGTGCGGCGGAAGAGGGCCTGGGCGGCGCCGTTGGTCTACTCCTGCGAAATACTGGCGGAGCTGCGGTGATGGCCGTCGGCGGAAGAAACTTTCATCTGCGGGAAAGCTCTTGAGGGGAGTTGACGTGCACGGGAGCGAAAGCGGACGTGAACCCAGCACTGCCGGGGGAAGTGGTGTGGACCACGAATTCCTGTCCCTGGAGCTGGAGTTGGCCGTCTTTCTGCGCCGGGCGCGGGCCAATTCCGGCGAGATGGCGCGCGAGGTGCACCCCGAACTGGAGGCGGCCGCCTACGGCCTCTTCGTACGCCTGGAATCCGCGGGCCGGCAGCGGGCCACCGATCTCGCCGCCTACTTCGGCGTCGGCAAGGCCACCATGAGCCGCCAGCTCCGCGCCCTGGAGACGCTCGGCCTCGTCGCGCGCGAGCCCGACCCCGCCGACGGGCGGGCGTTTCTCGTGCACCTCACCGAGGAAGGGCTCGCCCGCTTCCGGAGCGTCCGTGACGCCCGCCGCGACCGCTACGTCCGCAAGCTGGCCGACTGGGACCGCGCCGAGGTCGCGGAACTCGCCCGCCTGCTGCACCAGCTGAACGCCAGCGCCGAGGACTGAGGGCCCGGGGGAGGGGCCGCGGCCGCCTACAGCAGGACGTACGCCGCCGTCGCGTCGTCGTGGGTCTTGCCCCGGAGGTGCTTACGCTCCGTGTCCGCGTCCTCCAGGGCGCGGACCCGGTCGATCAGCGCCTGCGGGCCCTCCTTCTCCAGGATCCCGAGGCACTCCGCCCAGTCGCCCGCGCCGAACATCTCCGTCCAGCGGCTCGCCCCGTCCGTCATCGCGGCCAGGGCCCGCACCCCGGCGCGCGGCGTCCGCCCGGTGACCGCGCGCTCCGCCACGGCCGGGTCGGCGGCGGCCGTGAAGAAGCCGCCCTCCTTGTTGCGCGCCCGGGCGTCCGCCACCGCGTCCGAGACCAGGAACTCCCGGGGCAGCCGGTCGAGCCGGTCGTCCAGGACCGCGCGGACGTCCCCCTCGGGCGCTTCGAGGAGCAGCACCGAATCGGACAGCACCAGGTGCTCCACCTCGGCCTCGTCCCAACGCACCACGACGACGGTTGCCTGTGGCGTACGTACGTGAGAAAGGTCACAGGTCGAGCGGTGGGCGTCCGCGGTGCGCCGGATGGACTCCGCGAGGATCTCCCGCAAGGTCAGATCCCGCCGCGAACCGGACAGTTCGACCAGGGCCCCGCCCAGCCTGGCCGTGAACCACGGAACCGGGTGCACACAACCGGCATCGCCCTTCGGCGGGGTCACGCCGTCCAGCAGCACCAGCCCGCCGCCCCGACCGGAAGCGGGGAGGACCGAGGCCGTCCAGTCCTCGTTCGGGCGGTCCTGAGTGCCGGGGGCGGTCGCGAGTTCGATACGCATACGGCCAGTCTGCACGATGCCTTCACCGCGCCTGCACCGCACGGAGATTGGTGTGTACCAGCAGGTCAGAAGGGTGGACGAGGCGGAAGGAATCCCTCCGCACCGAGGTGCGGGCGGGCATCCTGCCAAAGCCCGGGCGGAAGTTCCAGCCGGTGTCCACGCATGGCGCCGGGGCCCGCTGGGGAGACTTGTTCGCCAACTCGGGAGTGTTGTTCACTCGTTCGTGTGGCGGAGCGGTTGATGCGCGCCCCCTCCTGAAAAGCACTGGAATGGTCGGGAGCCGTACCAGGGGGCGGGACGCTCGTTCATGTGACCGTGCGTCACCTCTGCTTCAAGGGCGGACGAGTCGAGATTGCGAGCACCGGTGCAGAAGAAGCGGCCTCGGAGCAAGGGCGGCAGCAACAGCGGTTCCGAGGCGGCGCCGACGACCCAGGCCGAGGGCGGTCGCCGTGTGCGCGTCCGCAGCCGGCTGGTCGCGGGCGTCGCCGTCGTCGGGATCACCGCCATAGCGGCGGGGACACCGGCCGTGCTCGCCGCCTCGTCCGACCTCACCGACTCGCAGCACCTGGTCACCCTCGCCGAGCTGAACCAGCAGGCGATCTCCCTGGCCCACTCCCTCGCCGACGAGCGCGACGAGGTCACCGTCTACATCGCGGGCGGCCGGGAGGGCGAGCCGGGCAACCGGGGCGCCCGCGTCGACCAGCAGGTGGACGAGATCCGCGAGGCGGCCCCGGCCGACCTCCTGCGCGACCTCTCCACCATCCCGTCCCTGCGCCGCGACGCGATCAGCGGCAAGGGCACGGCCCTGGAGGCCCACCGGGCGTACTCCGAGGTCATCGCCAAACTCCACGGCCTCGCCGACGAGCTCGCCCGCTCCACCCCGCCGCGCGCCGCCGACGCCACCCGCACCCCGCAGGCGCTCGGCCGGGCCACCGAGGAGGCGTCGGCCGCCCGGGGGCTGCTGCTCGCCGCGCTCGCCGTGCCCCGCCCGGAGCCGGCACCGCCGCGCATCGACCCGTTCACCGGGCTGCCCGTGCAGAGCGAGGACGAGGGCGAGACCAAGGAGGACCGCACCCGGAACGCGCTGAGCGCCGCTGCCCAGCAGGCCCGGGTCGGCGAACTCTCCGCGCTCGCCGACTTCGACCAGTCCGCCGGCGCCACCGCCCGCGACAAGCTGTCCTCCACCGTCACCGGGCCCGAGGTCAACAGCGCCGAGAAGTACCTCGCCGAGCTGACCGACCGCCCCGAGCTGTCCGACTCCGACCTGAAGGTCAGCGACAAGAAGGTCGCCGCGGCCCTCGCCGCCCGCGTGGACCGGATGCGCTCCGTGGAGTCCGCGCTCGGCACCGCCCAGGTCCGGGGCCTCGAACAGCTCCGCGACGACGACGTCACCGCCCTCGAACTGCGCATCGCGCTCCTCGGCGCCTGCTTCCTCGTCGCGGTCGCCGTCTCCACCGCCGTCGCCCGCACCCTCACCCAGCCGCTGGCCGTCCTCCGGATCGGCGCCGCCCGCCTCGCCGCCGAACCCGCCACCGCCGAACCGGTCCGCTACACCGGCCGCAACGACGAGTTCGCCCAGACCGTCCGCTCCATCAACGCCCTCCACGGCCGCCTCCAGGAGCTGCTCCAGCAGTTCAACGTGCGCTTCGAGAGCCTGGAGACCGAGCGCGCCGAACTGCTCGCCGGACGCGAGGCGCTCACCGTGCAGCGCGCCGAACTCCAGGTGCACGCGGCGGACCTGACGGCCCAGCTGGAGAAGCTGAAGAACACCGTCCACCACACCTTCGTCAACCTCTCGCTGCGCACCCTCGGCCTGGTCGAACGGCAACTCGGCGTCATCGAGTCCCTGGAGGAGCGCGAGCAGGACCCGGAACGGCTCGGCACGCTCTTCAAGCTCGACCACATGGCCACGGTCATGCGCCGCCACAGCGAGAACATGCTGGTCCTCGCGGGCGCGGACCACGGACACGGCCACCCGGGCCCGATCCCACTGGTCGACGTCCTGCGCGCGGCCGTCAGCGAGATCGAGCGGTACGAGCGGGTCACCATCCAGTCCCTGCCGCCGCACGCCCAGGTCGCCGGGTTCGCCGCCGACGACCTCAGCCACCTGGTCGCGGAGCTCCTGGAGAACGCCACCTCGTTCTCCCCGCCCGACTCCCACGTCCAGCTCTCCGGCTGGCTCCTGGAGAGCGGCGAGGTGATGCTCTCCGTCCAGGACGAGGGCATCGGCATGTCGTCCGTGCGGATGGGCGAGCTCAACACCCGCCTGGCCGACCCGGCGCTCTTCGAGGCCGGCGAGCAGAACGCCGACGGGGCCGGGCTCGGCCTCCAGGTGACCTCGCTGCTCGCCGCCCGGCACGGCGTACGCGTGGAGCTGCGCGAGCAGAAGGGGAGCGGGGTGACCGCGGTCGTCGTCCTCCCGGAGGCCCTGCTGCCCAAGGCCCTCCCGGCGGCGACGCCCCCGCCCGTCACCGCCCCGGGCGACGCGCCCACGCTGAACCTGCCGGGCTCGGTGGCCGAGGCCAACTCAAACACCCTGCCGGGGCGCACCGCTTCCACCTCCGACGACCCGATGATCGCGGCAGCGGAACGCGCCCTCGCGGGGGCCGCGAAGCCGCCCGTGGCGCCGGAGGCGCCGGTGACCCCCGAGGCCGTCGAGGCGCCGGAGGCCCCTGTGGCCGCTGAGGCGCCCGAGGCGCCCGCGGTCCCGGAGGCGGATGAGGCCCCCGCAGCCGCCACCCCCGCCGCCGCCCCCGAGCCGGAGCCCGCCCCCGAGCCGGAGGCCGAGACCGACCCCGAGCGCACCCTCCAGGTCCGCCTCCCGCGGCCCCCCAAGCCCGCGGACGCCGACCCGTACGCCATCGGCCCCGACCGCCACGAGCGCGCCGCCGACGAGGCCCCGGCCCCCGTGGCCACCGAGGCCCCCGCGCCGACGGACACCGTGCCCGCGCCTCGTCGGCCCGAGGCCGACCCGGTCACCGACAAGGGGCTGCCCAAGCGGACGCCCAAGGTCGTGCGGCCCGCCGGGGCGCCCGTGGCCGAGCGGCGGGGCAGCGTCGACAAGGAGGCCCTGCGGCGCAGGCTCGGCGGCTTCCAGCAGGGCGCCAGGGACGGCCGCCGCGACGTCGAGGCCGAACTCGCCGAGGGCGCGAGCCCCACACGTACCGAGCACGCCGAGCCGGCAGGCCGTAGCGACGGCCGGACCGGAGAGACGGGGGACACAGTCGAGGAGGCACGCAGTTGACTGCGCCCAGCACATTCGGGCTGAGCACCGAGGCCCGGAACCTGCACTGGTTGCTGAGCAATCTCGTGGAGGAGGTGCCAGGGGTCCACTCGGTCACCGTCGTCTCGTCCGACGGGCTGATGCTGCTGTCCTCCGACCCCGGCCACCACAACGCCGCCGAGCCCGCGGCCCCGCAGAGCGGACCGCGCGGTTCCAGCGCCGACCTGGCGACCATCGTCTCCGGCATCGGCAGCCTCACCGTCGGCGCCGCGAAGCTGATGGACGGCGGCGGCGTGAAGCAGACCATGGTCGCCATGGAGGAGGGCAGCGTCTTCGTCATGTCGATCAGCGACGGATCGCTGCTCGGGGTGCACGCCGCCCCCGACTGCGACATGGGCGTCATCGCGTACCACATGGCGCTGTTCGTCGGCCGCGCCGGACACGTACTCACCCCCGAACTCCGCAGTGAGCTGCGCAAATCGATGGAGAGCGCCCAGTGAGCCACGCCGCAGCCGGACCCGCCCGCAAACTGCCCGTCCGGGGGGCCGGCAAACGGCCCGCGCGGGTCCGCCCGTACTCGCTGACCGGCGGCCGCACCCGCTTCGGGCACGTCCTGCTGGTGGAGACGTTCGTCGCCGCGCTGGAGGCCCCCGAGGAGCGCCGCGAGCTCACCAACGGCAATCTGGCGACCCGTCTGATGCCGGAGCTCCGGGCCATCGTCGAGCTCTGCCGCCGGATGCGTACCGTCGCCGAGATCTCGGCGCTGCTGAAGATGCCGCTCGGCGTGGTCCGGGTGCTGCTCAGCGACTTGGCCGACCAGGGAAAGATCCGCGTGTACGGGACCGGGCACGGCACCGGCCAGCCCGACCGCGCACTGCTCGAAAGGGTGCTCGATGGACTCCGCCGTCTCTGAGTCGCTGTTCGCACCGCGGCAGCCGGGCCCGGAGGAGCAGCCCGAGGAGAAGCTCCAGCCCTGGCAGCTGGACCGCACCCGGGCCCCGATCGCCACGAAGATCGTGGTCGCGGGCGGCTTCGGCGTGGGCAAGACCACGTTCGTGACCGCGGTCTCCGAGATCACGCCGTTGCAGACCGAGGCCATGATGACCCGGGCCAGCGAGGACACCGACGACCTCAGCGCCACCCCGGACAAGGCCACCACGACCGTCGCCATGGACTTCGGCCGGCTCACGCTGGACGACGACCTCGTGCTGTACGTGTTCGGCACCCCGGGCCAGCAGCGGTTCTGGTTCATGTGGGACGACCTGGTGCGCGGCGCGATCGGTGCCGTCGTCATGGCCGACACCCGCCGCCTCGCCGACTGCTTCCCCGCCCTCGACTACTTCGAGAGCTGCGGACTGCCGTACATCGTGGCCGTCAACCACTTCGAGGGGACGCCGGGCTTCGAGGCCGAGGACGTCCGGGAGGCCCTGACCGTACCGGCGCACGTGCCCATAGTGATCATGGACGCGCGCAACAGGATCACGGTGGTCGAGTCCCTGCTGGCCCTCGTCGGCCACGCCCTCGACGCCACCCCGGCCTAGGCCGTGTCCGGAAATTCCCGCCTGGCCCGCGGGCGTACGACGGGACTTTCCGGACACGGCCCAGAGCCTTTCTGATCACACACAACGGAGAACCGCGATGCGGAAGATACTGATAGTCGGAGCCGGTCAGTCCGGGCTCCAGCTCGCCCTGGGACTTCAGTCCAAGGGGTACGAAGTCACCCTGATGTCCAACCGCACCGCCGACGAGATCCGCTCCGGGCGGGTCATGTCCACGCAGTGCATGTTCCACACCGCGCTCCAGCACGAGCGGGACCTCCAGCTCAACTTCTGGGAGTCCCAGGCCCCCCGCATCGAGGGCCTCGGCGTCTCGGTCGCCGCCCCCGACTCCTCGCGGGCCGTCGACTGGGTCGGCAAGCTCGACGGATACGCCCAGTCCGTGGACCAGCGCGTCAAGATGGCCGGCTGGATGGACACCTTCGCCCAGCGCGGCGGACAGCTCGTCATCCACGGCGCGGCCGTCTCCGACCTGGACTACTTCTCCCGCACCTACGACCTGGTGATGGTCGCCGCGGGCAAGGGTGAGCTGGTCTCGATGTTCGGCCGGGACGCCTCCCGTTCGCCGTTCGACGCCCCGCAGCGCGCGCTGGCCGTCGCCTACGTCCACGGCATGGGCCCGCGCCCGGAGCACCCGGAGTTCGACGCGGTCCGCTGCAACCTGGTCCCGGGCGTCGGCGAGCTCTTCGTGATGCCGACCCTGACCACCTCCGGCCGCGCCGACATCCTGTTCTGGGAGGGCGTCCCGGGCGGGCCGCTCGACGCGTTCCAGGGCGTCAAGGACCCCTCCGAGCACCTGGCGAAGACCCTGGAGCTGATGGAGCGGTTCACGCCCTGGGAGTACGCCCGCGCCACCAAGGTCGAGCTGACCGACGCCAACGGCACCCTCGCCGGCCGCTACGCCCCCACCGTCCGCAAGCCGGTCGGCCGGCTGCCCGGCGGCGGCCTGGTGCTCGGCGTCGCGGACGTCGTCGTCGCCAACGACCCGATCACCGGCCAGGGCTCCAACTCGGCGTCCAAGTGCGCCGCCGCCTACCTCGACGCGATCGTGGAGCACGGCGACCGCGCGTTCGACGAGGCGTGGATGCAGGCCACGTTCGACCGGTACTGGGACACCGCCCAGCACGTCACCAAGTGGACCAACGCCATGCTCGGCGTCCCGCCGGAGCACGTGCTGAACCTGATCGGCGCCGCCGGACAGCTCCAGCCGGTCGCGGACCGCTTCGCCAACGGCTTCAACGACCCGGCCGACTTCGAGAACTTCTTCTTCGAGCCCGAGAAGGCCGACGCCTACCTCGCCTCGGTGGCGGGCCCGGCCGCCTGAGCCCGCGGCTTCCCGGCCCCGGCCGTCACGCGCCCGGGGCCGAGGAGGCGCCGTACCCCTCGTCCGAACCGTCCGTCGCTCCCTTGGGCAGTTCCGGGCCCTGGTACGAGGCGAGCGGCGTGCTGTCCGGGTCGGGCCGGACCGCGCCGAGCACCGGGTTGGACGCCACGGGCGAGACCTTCACGCTGGTGCCGGGGCGGGGCGCCTGCACCACCAGGCCGTTGCCGATGTACAGCGCCACATGGGTCGCCTCCGGGAAGTAGACCACCAGGTCGCCGGGGCGCAGCGCGTTCATCGGGACCCTGGTCAGCTGCCGCCACTGCTCCTGCGAGGTGCGCGGAATGACGCGGCCGGCGCTCGCCCACGCCTGCGAGGTGAGCCCGGAGCAGTCGAACGAACCCGGACCCTCCGCGCCCCACACGTACGGCTTGCCGATCTGCCGGACCGCGTACCCGACGGCCTCGCCGCCCTGGGCGGTCGGCGGGCGGGACGAGGAGAGCGCGCCGGAGGCCACCAGGGCGCTCTGGGCCTGGTCCGTGTTCTTCCGCTCCAGCCCCGAGACGTCGGCGAGCTGGTCGGCGCTGAGCGAGGCGAGCTTCGCCTCCACCTGTTTCAGCCGGGTGCGCACGGTGTCGCGGTCCTTCTTCTTCCGCGCGGCCAGGGTCCGCTGCTCGGCGAGGACCTTGCGGGACTCCTTCGCCAGCTGGTCCGCCCGCTTCTCGGCCGCGCCGAGCCGCTGCACGGCCGCCATCCGCCCGGCGGCGAGGCGCTGGATGACCTGGCCCTGGGTCAGGGCGGCCTCGGGGTCGCGCATCAGGAGCAGCCGCAGATACGCGGAGAGCTCGGACCGGCCCTGGTACTGCTCGCGGGCCAGCTGCCCGGCGGCGTCCCGGCCCCTGGTCAGCGAGCGGCGTGCGGTGACGAGGGCCGCGTCGAGCTTCTTCGCCTGCGCGGCCCGCTTCTTCAGCTCGGCCGTCGTGCCGTTGTACGTCTCGGTGGCCTGTTCGGCCTGCTGGTAGAGGCGCTGCAACTCGGTCAGCAGCCCGGCGACCCCGGCGGCCGGAGCGCCGGGTGCGGGTGGCGGGGGCGAGGGGGCCGCTACGGCGGTGGCGGGTGAGACCACGACGACGGCGGCCAGCGCCGCCGTACCGAGGGAACGCACCAGGGTGCCCGACGACACGACATCACCTCCGGAACCGGGGTGAATCGTGCGACTACCCCATGAGTGAGCGCAATGCGTCCATACGCTCACCCGTGCGACGGGGCGATGCAAGAAGCCACGGCCGTGGAGGCCCCCGCCGCCCTCCGGATTTCGCCCGGAAGGCGGCG
Proteins encoded in this window:
- a CDS encoding C40 family peptidase; protein product: MSSGTLVRSLGTAALAAVVVVSPATAVAAPSPPPPAPGAPAAGVAGLLTELQRLYQQAEQATETYNGTTAELKKRAAQAKKLDAALVTARRSLTRGRDAAGQLAREQYQGRSELSAYLRLLLMRDPEAALTQGQVIQRLAAGRMAAVQRLGAAEKRADQLAKESRKVLAEQRTLAARKKKDRDTVRTRLKQVEAKLASLSADQLADVSGLERKNTDQAQSALVASGALSSSRPPTAQGGEAVGYAVRQIGKPYVWGAEGPGSFDCSGLTSQAWASAGRVIPRTSQEQWRQLTRVPMNALRPGDLVVYFPEATHVALYIGNGLVVQAPRPGTSVKVSPVASNPVLGAVRPDPDSTPLASYQGPELPKGATDGSDEGYGASSAPGA
- a CDS encoding DUF742 domain-containing protein gives rise to the protein MSHAAAGPARKLPVRGAGKRPARVRPYSLTGGRTRFGHVLLVETFVAALEAPEERRELTNGNLATRLMPELRAIVELCRRMRTVAEISALLKMPLGVVRVLLSDLADQGKIRVYGTGHGTGQPDRALLERVLDGLRRL
- a CDS encoding roadblock/LC7 domain-containing protein, with product MTAPSTFGLSTEARNLHWLLSNLVEEVPGVHSVTVVSSDGLMLLSSDPGHHNAAEPAAPQSGPRGSSADLATIVSGIGSLTVGAAKLMDGGGVKQTMVAMEEGSVFVMSISDGSLLGVHAAPDCDMGVIAYHMALFVGRAGHVLTPELRSELRKSMESAQ
- a CDS encoding GTP-binding protein produces the protein MDSAVSESLFAPRQPGPEEQPEEKLQPWQLDRTRAPIATKIVVAGGFGVGKTTFVTAVSEITPLQTEAMMTRASEDTDDLSATPDKATTTVAMDFGRLTLDDDLVLYVFGTPGQQRFWFMWDDLVRGAIGAVVMADTRRLADCFPALDYFESCGLPYIVAVNHFEGTPGFEAEDVREALTVPAHVPIVIMDARNRITVVESLLALVGHALDATPA
- a CDS encoding polysaccharide deacetylase family protein; this translates as METTAPGSARDDAASDAKAPMGPVDCRKAKCIALTFDAGPAEDTPHLLDILKEKKVHATFFLLGKNHVKKHPETVRRLAAEGHEIANHTWSHKILTDRKPAEIRAELEKTQNAIADITGKKPRLMRPPQGRTDDTISGICKDLGLSQILWSATAKDYSTTDSALIKKRIVDQASKDGIILLHDIYKGTVPAVPGIIDTLKKQGYTFVTVPQLMAPAEPVPGTIYRP
- a CDS encoding styrene monooxygenase/indole monooxygenase family protein codes for the protein MRKILIVGAGQSGLQLALGLQSKGYEVTLMSNRTADEIRSGRVMSTQCMFHTALQHERDLQLNFWESQAPRIEGLGVSVAAPDSSRAVDWVGKLDGYAQSVDQRVKMAGWMDTFAQRGGQLVIHGAAVSDLDYFSRTYDLVMVAAGKGELVSMFGRDASRSPFDAPQRALAVAYVHGMGPRPEHPEFDAVRCNLVPGVGELFVMPTLTTSGRADILFWEGVPGGPLDAFQGVKDPSEHLAKTLELMERFTPWEYARATKVELTDANGTLAGRYAPTVRKPVGRLPGGGLVLGVADVVVANDPITGQGSNSASKCAAAYLDAIVEHGDRAFDEAWMQATFDRYWDTAQHVTKWTNAMLGVPPEHVLNLIGAAGQLQPVADRFANGFNDPADFENFFFEPEKADAYLASVAGPAA
- a CDS encoding MarR family winged helix-turn-helix transcriptional regulator — encoded protein: MHGSESGREPSTAGGSGVDHEFLSLELELAVFLRRARANSGEMAREVHPELEAAAYGLFVRLESAGRQRATDLAAYFGVGKATMSRQLRALETLGLVAREPDPADGRAFLVHLTEEGLARFRSVRDARRDRYVRKLADWDRAEVAELARLLHQLNASAED
- a CDS encoding lysozyme; translated protein: MPVHRSGSTKSRRSRFAAAGTLLAALSLLIALPGASNAAGGDPTAPARGTATMGMGVIAHDGKGGLPVEGRAAQTEGVDVASYQGNVAWSTLWNSGVKWAYTKATEGTYYTNPYFAQQYNGSYNVGMIRGAYHFATPDTTSGAVQANYFVDHGGGWSKDGKTLPGVLDIEWNPYGAQCYGKTAAQMVSWIRDFVNTYKARTGRDAVIYTATSWWKDCTGNNGGFATTNPLWVARYNTTVGELPAGWGFYTIWQYTSSGPTVGDHNHFNGALDRVQALANG
- a CDS encoding sensor histidine kinase; the encoded protein is MQKKRPRSKGGSNSGSEAAPTTQAEGGRRVRVRSRLVAGVAVVGITAIAAGTPAVLAASSDLTDSQHLVTLAELNQQAISLAHSLADERDEVTVYIAGGREGEPGNRGARVDQQVDEIREAAPADLLRDLSTIPSLRRDAISGKGTALEAHRAYSEVIAKLHGLADELARSTPPRAADATRTPQALGRATEEASAARGLLLAALAVPRPEPAPPRIDPFTGLPVQSEDEGETKEDRTRNALSAAAQQARVGELSALADFDQSAGATARDKLSSTVTGPEVNSAEKYLAELTDRPELSDSDLKVSDKKVAAALAARVDRMRSVESALGTAQVRGLEQLRDDDVTALELRIALLGACFLVAVAVSTAVARTLTQPLAVLRIGAARLAAEPATAEPVRYTGRNDEFAQTVRSINALHGRLQELLQQFNVRFESLETERAELLAGREALTVQRAELQVHAADLTAQLEKLKNTVHHTFVNLSLRTLGLVERQLGVIESLEEREQDPERLGTLFKLDHMATVMRRHSENMLVLAGADHGHGHPGPIPLVDVLRAAVSEIERYERVTIQSLPPHAQVAGFAADDLSHLVAELLENATSFSPPDSHVQLSGWLLESGEVMLSVQDEGIGMSSVRMGELNTRLADPALFEAGEQNADGAGLGLQVTSLLAARHGVRVELREQKGSGVTAVVVLPEALLPKALPAATPPPVTAPGDAPTLNLPGSVAEANSNTLPGRTASTSDDPMIAAAERALAGAAKPPVAPEAPVTPEAVEAPEAPVAAEAPEAPAVPEADEAPAAATPAAAPEPEPAPEPEAETDPERTLQVRLPRPPKPADADPYAIGPDRHERAADEAPAPVATEAPAPTDTVPAPRRPEADPVTDKGLPKRTPKVVRPAGAPVAERRGSVDKEALRRRLGGFQQGARDGRRDVEAELAEGASPTRTEHAEPAGRSDGRTGETGDTVEEARS